A stretch of DNA from Oculatellaceae cyanobacterium:
CTTGCATTACTTACGATACCTGGGATTGTTATCTACCAGAAGGTGATTTTGCTGCTCAAGTTGGTGCTAACCAGTTTTGTGAAGTCTTGCAAAAGCTGCGGGGAGATAAAGCTGTAGCAGAATGGCGCAGACTACAGGAAATTATGACACCTTTGGGTAAGAGTGCGATCGCACTTCCACCCGCCGCCCTGCGCTACGATTTAGGTGCAGCGTTAACTGTAGGTAAATTTGCACCTTCCTTACTGCAACACGCGGCTAATGTCATCAAATTAACAAAACCTTTCTCTCATATTATTGATGGTGTAATTACAGATTCATTTATTCGCAACTGGTTAGATTTACTTTGCTTTCTGTTATCTGGATTACCCGCAGATAAAACAATTGCCGCAGAAGTTGCATATATGTTTGCCGATTGGTATCGTCCCAATGTCGTGCTAGATTATCCCATTGGTGGAAGTGCTGCGTTAGTTGATGCTTTAGTACGCGGATTAACTAAACATGGTGGTAAGTTAATCTTAAATGCCCATGTCGAACAAGTATTAGTAGAAAATAACCGTGCGGTTGGTGTAAGACTGCGGAATGGTAAAGAAATTAGAGCAAATAAAGCAGTAGTTTCTAATGCTTCTGTTTGGGATACCCTCAAACTCATTCCCGAAGGTGCTGTTCCAAAACGGTATGTGCAACAGCAACAAGCAACACCAGAATGCGATAGTTTTATGCACTTGCATTTAGGAATTGATGCTACGGAATTGCGCTCAGATCTTAGTATTCACTACATAGTAGTCAACGATTGGGATAAAGGCATAACTGCACCTCAAAACGTCGTAGTTGCATCAATTCCTTCAGTTCTTGACCCATCATTAGCACCACCAGGTAAGCACGTAATTCACGTTTATACTCCTGGTAACGAACCTTATTCTATTTGGCAAGGAATAGAAAGAAACAGTAAAGAATATGCCTTACTAAAACAACAACGTGCAGAAGTAATGTGGCAAGCTTTGGAAAGAATTATTCCTGATATTCGTGATCGTTGTGAAGTAACTTTA
This window harbors:
- a CDS encoding NAD(P)/FAD-dependent oxidoreductase, which gives rise to MSNTEVVVIGSGIGGLSCAAILARYGIEVTVVESHSIAGGAAHAFERNGYKFDSGPSLYSGLSYTPSPNPLRQVLDAIGEDLPCITYDTWDCYLPEGDFAAQVGANQFCEVLQKLRGDKAVAEWRRLQEIMTPLGKSAIALPPAALRYDLGAALTVGKFAPSLLQHAANVIKLTKPFSHIIDGVITDSFIRNWLDLLCFLLSGLPADKTIAAEVAYMFADWYRPNVVLDYPIGGSAALVDALVRGLTKHGGKLILNAHVEQVLVENNRAVGVRLRNGKEIRANKAVVSNASVWDTLKLIPEGAVPKRYVQQQQATPECDSFMHLHLGIDATELRSDLSIHYIVVNDWDKGITAPQNVVVASIPSVLDPSLAPPGKHVIHVYTPGNEPYSIWQGIERNSKEYALLKQQRAEVMWQALERIIPDIRDRCEVTLVGTPLTHARFLRRHHGSYGPAIAAGKGLFPGANTPLSGLLCCGDSTFPGIGLPAVAASGMIAANTIAPVQRHLQLLNDVI